In one Parageobacillus genomosp. 1 genomic region, the following are encoded:
- a CDS encoding bifunctional adenosylcobinamide kinase/adenosylcobinamide-phosphate guanylyltransferase yields MHFIVGGAFQGKRKWVCKHYGIEERKQILWYNGYKGTYGGPDENILERIVVLEGLEAAIRRLPDLRYWGQFFSRWQEWERQCPGRTVVWIGTDITQGIVPMEQEERLWRDVTGWCYQQLVQLCSRVDRIWCGLAERIK; encoded by the coding sequence ATGCATTTCATTGTTGGAGGTGCTTTTCAAGGAAAACGAAAATGGGTGTGCAAACATTACGGAATAGAAGAACGAAAGCAAATCCTTTGGTATAACGGATATAAAGGGACATATGGCGGACCGGATGAAAATATATTAGAACGAATCGTAGTACTTGAAGGGCTGGAAGCGGCGATTCGCCGCCTTCCTGACCTCCGTTATTGGGGGCAATTTTTTTCGCGGTGGCAGGAATGGGAGCGGCAATGCCCGGGGCGCACGGTAGTATGGATTGGCACCGATATTACCCAGGGAATCGTGCCGATGGAGCAAGAAGAACGATTATGGCGTGATGTAACGGGGTGGTGTTACCAGCAGCTGGTGCAGCTTTGCAGCCGTGTGGATCGCATTTGGTGCGGATTGGCAGAACGAATCAAATAA
- the cobD gene encoding threonine-phosphate decarboxylase CobD, translating into MRLPAHGANPRKLYESCNIPLPERYIDFSVNTNPYMLPPSLWPSQTEFCQWAMEYPDPEARQLAELLAEREGVSPEQLLIANGASECIYLLAKWFANKRVGILEPTFSEYRRACRAHGCDIVSLAATEEQNWKYEQQKLMKLIEEVDVLFLCHPNNPTGTVMEEDELYALLAAAEEAGTFMVIDEAFYPFWLGGFTVMQWINDFSRIIVLRSLTKIHHLAGARIGYMAANETVIEKIKALQPPWSVSRIAQQLAIRFLPLEEFVAQTKQMIAKERERIIDILRAYGYSVSPSVANFYLLRRPGCSTEELFFSLLKEGIVPRHTVNFPGLDGRYLRFAVKTKEENDELLHVLKRWGT; encoded by the coding sequence TTGCGTTTACCGGCGCATGGAGCGAATCCTCGCAAGTTATATGAATCCTGCAATATTCCGCTTCCGGAAAGGTACATCGATTTTAGCGTCAATACGAACCCGTATATGCTTCCGCCATCGCTTTGGCCTTCGCAGACGGAGTTTTGCCAATGGGCGATGGAGTATCCCGATCCTGAGGCGCGGCAGTTGGCCGAGCTGCTTGCTGAGAGAGAAGGGGTATCGCCAGAGCAATTGCTTATCGCCAACGGCGCTTCCGAGTGCATTTATTTGCTCGCAAAATGGTTTGCCAATAAACGGGTCGGTATTCTCGAACCGACGTTTTCCGAGTATCGCCGCGCCTGTCGGGCGCATGGCTGCGACATTGTCTCGCTTGCTGCAACGGAAGAGCAAAATTGGAAATATGAGCAACAGAAGTTAATGAAATTAATAGAAGAGGTCGATGTTCTCTTTTTATGCCATCCCAACAATCCAACGGGAACGGTGATGGAAGAAGATGAGCTGTATGCGTTGCTTGCCGCGGCGGAGGAAGCAGGGACGTTTATGGTGATTGACGAGGCGTTTTACCCTTTTTGGCTTGGCGGCTTTACGGTAATGCAGTGGATCAATGACTTTTCCCGCATAATCGTGTTGCGCTCTTTGACGAAAATCCATCATTTAGCAGGAGCGCGAATTGGCTATATGGCCGCAAATGAAACGGTCATTGAAAAAATAAAGGCGTTGCAGCCGCCATGGAGCGTAAGCCGGATTGCCCAGCAGCTGGCGATTCGTTTTTTGCCGCTTGAGGAGTTTGTTGCGCAAACGAAACAGATGATTGCAAAAGAGAGGGAAAGAATCATAGACATTTTACGCGCATATGGCTATTCTGTTTCTCCGTCTGTCGCTAACTTTTATTTATTGCGGCGGCCGGGGTGTTCAACAGAAGAACTATTTTTTTCTTTATTAAAGGAAGGGATTGTACCGCGCCATACCGTAAATTTCCCTGGTCTTGACGGTCGTTATTTGCGCTTTGCCGTGAAAACGAAAGAAGAAAATGACGAATTATTGCATGTGTTAAAGCGGTGGGGAACATGA
- a CDS encoding FecCD family ABC transporter permease, with the protein MQKSFTRKSLSNASMYIIAVTVAAVSLLLGISIGSLSIPFSTIIKILFSTWLGLPLPGDVPDDLVQIVMAIRLPRVVLAFLVGASLAVAGAAFQGMLKNALADPYTLGVSSGASVGAVLVIFFGIQLPLFGTFTLPIVSILFGLGTLALVLLFTRAVERQMSVETIILAGIIFGAFFSALISLMIALTGEELRQIIAWLMGSVAMRGWKYTVLLLPFFLLGVVLLLLNARELNAFAFGEAAALHVGVNVMRRKIMILTGASLLTGAAVSVSGTIGFVGLVVPHMVRLVCGPNHRLLLPLSLLYGGAFLVLADLLARTIISPRELPIGVITSLIGAPLFALLFFRRMKRKL; encoded by the coding sequence TTGCAAAAGTCATTTACCCGGAAATCTTTAAGTAATGCATCGATGTATATCATTGCCGTAACGGTTGCGGCCGTCTCGCTTTTATTAGGGATATCGATAGGTTCGCTATCGATTCCCTTTTCTACTATTATCAAGATTCTTTTTTCGACCTGGCTTGGGTTGCCGCTGCCCGGCGATGTTCCCGATGATCTCGTGCAAATCGTGATGGCGATCCGCCTTCCGCGCGTGGTGCTCGCGTTTCTTGTCGGCGCGTCGCTGGCAGTTGCGGGAGCGGCGTTTCAAGGGATGTTAAAAAATGCGCTTGCCGATCCGTATACGCTTGGCGTGTCATCGGGAGCCTCTGTCGGTGCGGTGCTCGTCATTTTTTTCGGTATTCAACTGCCGCTCTTTGGCACGTTCACTTTGCCGATCGTCAGCATTTTATTTGGTCTGGGGACGCTCGCACTTGTGCTTTTATTTACAAGGGCAGTGGAACGGCAAATGTCGGTGGAGACGATCATTTTGGCCGGGATTATATTTGGAGCGTTTTTCAGCGCCCTTATTTCTTTGATGATTGCGCTGACTGGGGAGGAATTGAGACAAATTATTGCCTGGCTGATGGGAAGCGTCGCGATGCGGGGCTGGAAATATACGGTGCTTCTCCTTCCGTTTTTTCTGCTCGGCGTCGTTTTGCTTCTTCTGAATGCGCGCGAGCTTAATGCGTTCGCCTTTGGCGAAGCGGCGGCGCTCCATGTCGGGGTGAACGTGATGCGCCGCAAAATCATGATTTTAACGGGAGCCTCGTTATTGACAGGGGCGGCCGTATCGGTGTCGGGAACGATCGGATTTGTCGGGCTTGTCGTTCCTCACATGGTCCGCCTTGTCTGCGGCCCGAACCACCGTTTGTTGCTGCCGCTGTCTTTGCTATACGGCGGGGCCTTTCTCGTGCTTGCCGATTTGCTGGCGCGCACGATCATTTCGCCGCGCGAATTGCCGATTGGCGTCATTACTTCTTTGATTGGCGCGCCGCTGTTTGCGTTATTATTTTTCCGAAGAATGAAAAGAAAGTTGTGA
- a CDS encoding ABC transporter substrate-binding protein, which produces MKKWKQYVMLLVFVLTFGLLFGCNGANESKSPAKKEATKTEQTAFPVTVKDGLGEEVTIKSEPQKIVSLIPSNTEIAYALGLGDKIVGVSDFDNYPEDVKTKEKIGGMDFNVEKIISLKPDLVLAHASGAHNSKDGLKQLKDAGITVLVVNDAKSFADVYHAIELVGKATGTDGKAQEIINNMKTKLEEIKEKAKQIKPEDQVKVWVEVSPAPEIYTAGKGTFIDEMLQAISAKNVAGGLEGWPMVTEEKAVAYKPDVIITTYGGAKQVLERAAWKDVPAVKNKRVYDVNTDLVSRPGPRLVEGVEELAKVIYPEIFK; this is translated from the coding sequence ATGAAAAAATGGAAACAGTATGTGATGCTGCTTGTATTTGTACTTACATTCGGCCTATTGTTCGGATGCAATGGAGCGAACGAAAGCAAATCGCCTGCGAAAAAAGAAGCAACAAAAACGGAACAAACTGCGTTTCCGGTAACAGTGAAAGATGGATTAGGGGAAGAAGTGACGATTAAGTCGGAACCGCAAAAAATCGTTTCCTTGATTCCAAGCAACACGGAGATTGCCTATGCGTTAGGATTAGGCGACAAAATCGTTGGCGTCAGCGATTTTGACAACTATCCGGAAGATGTGAAAACGAAAGAAAAAATCGGCGGCATGGATTTCAACGTTGAAAAAATTATTTCGCTGAAACCGGATTTAGTGCTTGCTCATGCATCAGGCGCGCACAACTCGAAAGACGGGCTCAAGCAGCTGAAAGATGCAGGCATTACGGTGCTAGTAGTCAATGATGCGAAATCGTTTGCTGATGTATATCATGCGATCGAATTAGTTGGCAAGGCAACTGGAACTGATGGCAAAGCGCAAGAAATCATCAACAACATGAAAACGAAACTGGAAGAAATAAAAGAAAAGGCAAAACAAATTAAACCGGAAGATCAAGTAAAAGTATGGGTCGAAGTATCACCAGCTCCAGAAATTTATACGGCTGGAAAAGGGACATTTATTGACGAGATGCTTCAGGCCATTTCCGCGAAAAACGTTGCCGGTGGCTTGGAAGGCTGGCCGATGGTGACGGAAGAAAAAGCGGTGGCATACAAGCCGGATGTGATTATTACTACCTACGGCGGAGCGAAACAGGTGTTAGAACGCGCGGCGTGGAAAGACGTACCGGCGGTGAAAAACAAGCGCGTATATGATGTCAATACCGATTTAGTCAGCCGTCCGGGCCCGCGTCTTGTTGAAGGAGTAGAGGAACTTGCAAAAGTCATTTACCCGGAAATCTTTAAGTAA
- a CDS encoding bifunctional adenosylcobinamide kinase/adenosylcobinamide-phosphate guanylyltransferase — protein MMVFISGGVRSGKSKVAERCVEKLAAPEFSLHYIATANANDNEMKQRIIHHQKRREKQAMPWTTWEQPVCLDHLVGSFTKRDVVLLDCLTNWLANELFRDDSWKEETLCFRKAAYMWETLQRLAGVCKALIIVSNELFCGGVPDDIGTYHYMKMLGWLHQQIVEEAEVAVLVQHGLATVKKGELFR, from the coding sequence ATGATGGTGTTTATTAGCGGCGGTGTCCGCAGCGGAAAAAGCAAAGTGGCCGAAAGGTGCGTGGAAAAGCTAGCGGCCCCGGAATTCTCCTTGCACTATATTGCAACGGCAAACGCCAATGACAACGAAATGAAGCAACGCATCATTCATCACCAAAAGCGGCGGGAGAAACAAGCGATGCCATGGACCACATGGGAACAGCCTGTTTGCCTTGACCATCTGGTCGGATCATTTACGAAAAGGGATGTCGTGCTGCTCGACTGTTTGACAAATTGGCTCGCCAATGAGCTGTTTCGTGATGACAGCTGGAAAGAGGAAACATTATGTTTCCGTAAAGCGGCGTACATGTGGGAAACGCTACAGCGGCTGGCGGGAGTGTGCAAAGCGTTGATTATTGTTTCCAATGAATTGTTTTGCGGGGGAGTGCCCGATGATATCGGGACATATCACTATATGAAAATGCTCGGCTGGCTTCACCAGCAAATTGTCGAGGAAGCGGAGGTTGCTGTTTTAGTCCAGCACGGGTTGGCAACGGTCAAAAAAGGAGAGTTGTTCCGATGA
- the cobS gene encoding adenosylcobinamide-GDP ribazoletransferase — MKAAWSGLLLSLQFLTVIPVRKQIDWNSDVARWSVRLFPLIGAIIGVVAAVMYCLFSAFSSFSPLFLALFLMWLSVWLAGGLHADGWMDVSDAFFSYRDIKRRQEIMSDSRVGAFAVLSIFCLLSFRLLFLLETIRAGLNALFLIAVPLLSRTGAAWLLICGKPAKPTGMAAAFREHTTRMDGYAAMAVSIVLLACICIIDASVIENVGLLVGGTIAAAWLARTSFEKQFGGITGDTLGAFVEGVETWLWCLIWLLRSSGTG; from the coding sequence ATGAAAGCGGCTTGGAGCGGGTTGTTATTATCGTTGCAATTTTTAACGGTGATTCCGGTGCGGAAGCAAATTGATTGGAACAGTGACGTAGCGCGCTGGTCCGTCCGTCTTTTCCCGCTGATCGGCGCCATTATCGGCGTTGTCGCGGCTGTGATGTACTGCCTGTTTTCTGCATTTTCTTCCTTTTCTCCGCTGTTTTTGGCGCTGTTTCTTATGTGGCTGTCGGTTTGGCTTGCCGGCGGCTTGCATGCGGATGGCTGGATGGATGTCAGCGATGCCTTTTTTTCATACCGTGACATCAAGCGCCGCCAGGAAATTATGAGTGATTCCCGCGTCGGAGCGTTTGCCGTTTTATCGATTTTCTGTTTACTTTCGTTCCGCCTTTTGTTTTTGTTGGAAACGATACGCGCCGGGCTGAACGCACTTTTTCTTATTGCCGTCCCACTGCTGTCACGAACGGGAGCGGCTTGGCTTCTTATTTGCGGAAAACCAGCAAAGCCAACCGGAATGGCGGCTGCTTTTCGTGAACATACTACCCGCATGGATGGTTATGCGGCGATGGCGGTTAGCATCGTGCTGCTTGCATGTATTTGCATCATTGATGCTTCCGTGATCGAAAACGTTGGGTTATTGGTAGGCGGAACGATTGCGGCGGCTTGGCTGGCGCGAACTTCGTTTGAAAAGCAATTTGGCGGGATTACCGGCGATACGCTCGGAGCGTTTGTGGAAGGAGTGGAAACGTGGCTATGGTGTCTCATCTGGCTATTACGTTCATCCGGCACGGGCTGA
- a CDS encoding PH domain-containing protein has translation MFGKVAADVLGLSDIGSVIKPENYDKVDADDYVMHEDGEKIYFLIKSKSDEYCFTNKALIHLDGTSATSKKRVLRRYDYYKHPISDVSLETAGTVDLDVEIKFKIGAHVYSIDVHKKYLEELKDLYKSLLAIAELCHENETKLEYAHKSLELTANVFGRVKSDTNNFFADFKAVNELAFQWLVDAKTKYTVKDFGFVFERYINN, from the coding sequence ATGTTTGGAAAAGTCGCCGCTGATGTGCTTGGATTAAGTGATATCGGCTCGGTCATTAAGCCGGAAAACTACGATAAAGTCGACGCCGATGATTACGTAATGCATGAAGATGGGGAGAAGATTTATTTCTTAATTAAATCGAAATCAGATGAGTATTGTTTTACGAATAAAGCGCTGATTCATTTGGATGGCACGAGCGCAACCAGCAAAAAACGCGTATTGCGCCGCTATGATTATTACAAACATCCGATTTCCGACGTGTCGCTCGAAACGGCGGGAACCGTTGATCTAGACGTGGAGATTAAATTTAAAATCGGTGCCCATGTCTATTCGATTGACGTTCATAAAAAGTATTTAGAAGAACTAAAAGATTTATATAAGTCGCTGCTCGCCATCGCCGAGCTTTGCCATGAAAACGAAACGAAGCTGGAGTACGCGCACAAAAGTTTGGAATTGACTGCGAACGTATTCGGGCGCGTGAAAAGTGACACAAATAATTTCTTTGCCGATTTCAAAGCGGTGAATGAACTCGCGTTTCAGTGGCTCGTTGACGCGAAAACAAAATATACGGTGAAAGACTTCGGCTTTGTCTTTGAACGCTATATTAACAATTAA
- a CDS encoding adenosylcobinamide amidohydrolase: MDVLEVNNVSYRYQRKQVLHDITFTVEKGEIFGILGPNGSGKTTLLKLLSKELSVQSGSITVNGRPLPSFSHKEWARFAAVLPQTIDVAFGYTVKETVELGRYAYQRRLFPVWTEEDEQAVDAAIREVGLAEKAGESIERLSGGERQRAYLARALAQNPELLLLDEPTNHMDITQQLHLLNQLVRSAKEKKLTVLAIFHDMNIASLYCDRLLMLKEGKVVALGTPEELMEPALLHSVFQAPVNRQAHPTVSKPLLAFLPEKGLPIVEEQELSERLTWTTMNDCIAITAAEPLKVLSSALVGSGFQWATHFVNRQVSKDYNCEDAELEMKQYLQKRGLPVSSTIGMMTAVDIHDVVCMYEKQDAFSLWAVVTAGVGNAVDAARSWKRVQFEQKIGTINMMIFIDGTLTDAAYVQAVMTATEAKVKALYEENVLDPETNTHATGTSTDCIAIAATQTGNTFAYAGTITPLGKAIGRVVYEATKEALRRYRKRRSSS; the protein is encoded by the coding sequence ATCGATGTGCTGGAAGTAAACAACGTGTCTTACCGCTATCAGCGCAAACAAGTGCTTCATGATATTACCTTTACGGTAGAAAAAGGGGAAATATTTGGCATTTTAGGACCGAATGGCAGCGGGAAAACGACCTTGTTGAAGCTGTTAAGCAAAGAGTTATCCGTGCAAAGCGGCAGCATCACCGTGAATGGACGGCCGCTTCCTTCTTTTTCGCATAAAGAGTGGGCGCGTTTTGCCGCGGTGCTCCCGCAAACGATCGATGTGGCGTTCGGCTATACGGTCAAAGAAACGGTGGAGCTTGGGCGCTACGCCTACCAGCGCCGGTTATTTCCGGTGTGGACGGAGGAAGATGAGCAGGCGGTCGATGCGGCAATTCGTGAAGTTGGCCTCGCTGAAAAAGCGGGCGAAAGCATTGAGCGCTTAAGCGGAGGAGAGCGCCAGCGTGCCTATTTGGCGCGGGCGCTGGCGCAAAATCCCGAGCTGCTGCTGCTCGATGAGCCGACGAATCATATGGATATTACCCAGCAGCTCCATCTGTTAAATCAGCTTGTTCGTTCGGCGAAAGAGAAAAAACTGACCGTGCTTGCCATTTTTCATGATATGAATATCGCCAGTTTATATTGTGACAGGCTTTTAATGCTAAAAGAGGGGAAAGTGGTTGCGCTTGGCACGCCGGAAGAGCTGATGGAGCCGGCGCTTCTCCATTCGGTGTTTCAAGCTCCGGTAAACAGACAGGCGCATCCAACCGTTTCCAAGCCGCTGCTGGCCTTTTTGCCAGAAAAGGGATTGCCAATCGTCGAAGAGCAGGAACTGTCTGAACGCCTTACATGGACAACGATGAACGACTGCATCGCCATCACTGCTGCGGAGCCGCTCAAGGTGTTGTCTTCCGCGCTTGTTGGCTCGGGGTTTCAATGGGCGACCCATTTTGTCAACCGGCAAGTTTCCAAAGACTATAACTGCGAAGATGCGGAATTAGAGATGAAGCAATATTTACAGAAGAGAGGGCTACCCGTCTCCAGTACGATTGGAATGATGACAGCAGTCGACATCCATGATGTCGTTTGCATGTATGAAAAACAAGACGCGTTTTCGCTCTGGGCGGTGGTGACGGCCGGGGTAGGAAATGCCGTTGATGCCGCGCGTTCATGGAAGCGGGTGCAATTCGAGCAAAAAATCGGCACCATTAATATGATGATTTTTATCGATGGGACGTTAACCGATGCCGCCTATGTGCAAGCGGTGATGACGGCGACGGAAGCAAAGGTGAAGGCATTGTATGAAGAAAACGTCCTAGACCCTGAGACGAACACGCACGCGACCGGCACTTCGACCGATTGCATCGCCATTGCTGCGACGCAAACTGGGAACACCTTCGCCTATGCCGGCACGATTACGCCGCTTGGCAAAGCGATCGGCCGCGTCGTTTATGAAGCAACAAAAGAAGCGCTGCGCCGATACCGAAAGCGGAGGAGTTCCTCATGA
- the cbiB gene encoding adenosylcobinamide-phosphate synthase CbiB, with the protein MNHLLALALALVLDFCLGDPRWMPHPVRGMGALITFLDQRLNKGAYRRVKGIVTVVAVTGTVYILSLIVVKISYSLSWLFGVVVEAILIFTTIATKSLQEAAWNVLLPLERGEMEQARRELSMIVGRDTENLDESEIVRACVETVAENTSDGITAPLFYAWIGGAPFALFYRAVNTCDSMLGYKNDTYRAFGWASARLDDVMNYIPARLTAVVMVFVHGGKRFRCCWRVLFRDARKHPSPNSGWPEAAMAALLGVQLGGTNTYHGIVSSRPKIGDPLVPLQTKHIRQALRIMAVTVLSFALLLLIGGMIVAFTGAWSESSQVI; encoded by the coding sequence ATGAACCATTTGCTGGCGCTTGCACTGGCGCTTGTGCTCGATTTTTGCCTTGGCGATCCGCGCTGGATGCCGCATCCGGTGCGGGGCATGGGAGCGCTTATCACTTTTTTGGACCAGCGGCTAAACAAAGGAGCATATCGGCGCGTAAAAGGGATTGTAACGGTGGTGGCGGTCACGGGAACGGTGTATATCCTTTCATTGATTGTCGTTAAAATTAGTTATTCGCTCTCTTGGCTCTTTGGGGTCGTCGTCGAAGCGATCCTGATTTTTACCACGATTGCCACGAAAAGCCTGCAAGAAGCTGCCTGGAATGTGCTGTTGCCGCTCGAGCGGGGGGAGATGGAACAAGCGCGCCGCGAGTTAAGCATGATTGTCGGCCGTGATACGGAAAACTTGGATGAATCGGAAATTGTCCGTGCCTGCGTGGAAACGGTGGCGGAAAATACGAGCGACGGCATTACCGCGCCGTTGTTTTACGCGTGGATCGGCGGCGCACCATTCGCGCTTTTTTATCGCGCTGTCAATACGTGCGATTCGATGCTCGGCTATAAAAATGATACGTACCGCGCGTTCGGCTGGGCGTCGGCAAGACTGGATGATGTCATGAATTATATACCGGCGCGTCTGACAGCGGTCGTCATGGTGTTCGTTCATGGCGGCAAGCGATTTCGCTGCTGCTGGCGCGTGCTGTTTCGCGATGCCCGCAAGCATCCAAGCCCAAACAGCGGCTGGCCGGAAGCGGCAATGGCGGCGCTTTTAGGGGTGCAGCTTGGCGGAACGAATACGTATCACGGCATCGTTTCCAGTCGGCCGAAGATCGGTGACCCGCTCGTTCCTTTGCAAACCAAACATATTCGCCAGGCGCTCCGAATTATGGCCGTGACCGTTTTATCGTTTGCGCTGTTATTGCTGATAGGAGGGATGATCGTTGCGTTTACCGGCGCATGGAGCGAATCCTCGCAAGTTATATGA
- a CDS encoding histidine phosphatase family protein, whose product MVSHLAITFIRHGLTSENAARRYIGHTDVPLAEQEKTRLLKASLQLFEPVDLLVSSDLLRCRQTRKLLFRNDDVPKYEMEQWREINFGDWEGKTFPELKEIKEYQQWLHSPLSVVPSNGESYQAFCQRVEEALEQTILLAKQTNAKHVAVVTHGGPIRYVLERYAPIERPFWEWAVPFGGGYTLQSTLERWKEKKRCISLLEVLFKENENGCANITE is encoded by the coding sequence ATGGTGTCTCATCTGGCTATTACGTTCATCCGGCACGGGCTGACGTCGGAAAATGCGGCGCGGCGATATATCGGGCATACGGACGTGCCGCTTGCAGAGCAGGAAAAAACGCGGCTTCTTAAAGCAAGCTTGCAGCTTTTCGAGCCTGTTGATTTGCTTGTGTCAAGCGATTTGCTGCGCTGTCGGCAAACGCGCAAGCTGTTGTTTAGAAATGATGATGTCCCAAAATACGAAATGGAGCAATGGCGGGAAATAAATTTTGGCGATTGGGAAGGAAAAACTTTTCCAGAGTTGAAAGAAATAAAAGAATATCAGCAATGGCTGCATTCTCCGCTTTCCGTAGTACCGTCAAATGGGGAAAGCTATCAAGCTTTTTGCCAGCGGGTGGAAGAAGCGCTTGAACAAACCATCCTGCTTGCCAAACAAACAAACGCGAAGCATGTCGCCGTCGTCACGCATGGCGGACCGATTCGTTATGTATTAGAAAGATACGCGCCGATCGAGAGGCCGTTTTGGGAATGGGCGGTGCCGTTTGGCGGCGGGTATACGTTGCAATCGACGCTAGAGAGGTGGAAGGAGAAAAAGCGATGCATTTCATTGTTGGAGGTGCTTTTCAAGGAAAACGAAAATGGGTGTGCAAACATTACGGAATAG